A single genomic interval of Spirosoma taeanense harbors:
- a CDS encoding YqgE/AlgH family protein, producing MDATSLPVTNGSLLIAEPFLGDTNFERSVVLVCEHSPAGTFGLVLNQLTDLHLSDVIEDVYADQSLFVGGPVQQNTLHFIHRRPDLIDGSIAIQDGLYWSGDFEQVKQAVNVGTLTERDIRFFVGYSGWGAGQLAAELDQKSWIVSRTDAGFLFDTPADQFWRGVLKRMGGEFKSIANYPVDPRLN from the coding sequence ATGGACGCTACTTCGCTACCCGTTACTAATGGCAGTCTTTTAATTGCCGAACCATTTTTGGGCGACACCAACTTTGAACGCAGCGTCGTATTAGTCTGCGAACACAGTCCGGCTGGCACGTTCGGTCTGGTTCTCAATCAGCTGACCGATCTGCATCTGAGCGACGTCATTGAGGACGTTTACGCCGATCAGTCACTGTTTGTGGGTGGACCGGTTCAGCAGAATACGCTGCATTTTATTCACCGGCGCCCTGACCTCATTGATGGCTCCATTGCCATTCAGGATGGTCTGTACTGGAGTGGCGACTTTGAACAGGTTAAGCAGGCCGTAAACGTTGGCACCCTCACGGAACGGGACATTCGCTTTTTCGTTGGTTACTCGGGCTGGGGCGCCGGGCAGCTGGCGGCTGAGCTGGATCAGAAGTCCTGGATTGTTAGCCGTACGGATGCCGGTTTTTTGTTTGATACCCCAGCCGACCAGTTCTGGCGGGGAGTACTCAAGCGCATGGGAGGTGAGTTTAAATCCATTGCTAATTACCCCGTTGACCCCCGCCTGAACTAG
- the hemA gene encoding glutamyl-tRNA reductase, which produces MLDTFKSISLSHKTAPLGVRELIALNEGEAKRLMLRLRDFFGLTDLLVVSTCNRTEVYYAFDQDLNAEIARLLLIEKGLTDTDQYLPYFQFLGAHNEAVQHLFEVCVGLHSQVVGDMQIPNQVKQAYQWSADLDMAGPFLHRLMHTIFFTNKRVAQETSFRDGAASVSYAAVELIDELVGEQQNPNVLVIGLGEIGTDVCKNLEARNVRNITLINRTRAKADALANAANFRVADFESLTDEIHRADVIISSVMRDEPLITPELLKGLNVLTYKYFIDLSVPRSVDASVEQIPGVLVYNIDHIRNRADEALNQRLAAIPQVEAIIAQSVAEFGDWSKEMVVSPTINKLKNALEQIRKDEIARHMKHLTPDESEKVDKITRGIMQKIIKLPVLQLKAACKRGEAETLIDVLNDLFDLEKQPAEDAKGLH; this is translated from the coding sequence ATGTTAGACACTTTCAAATCAATTAGTTTATCGCATAAAACGGCTCCCCTCGGAGTTCGTGAACTAATTGCACTTAACGAAGGCGAAGCCAAGCGGCTGATGCTTCGCCTGCGGGACTTTTTTGGGCTGACGGATCTGCTCGTCGTCTCAACTTGCAACCGGACAGAGGTTTATTACGCGTTTGACCAGGACCTCAATGCCGAAATTGCCCGCCTGCTGCTCATTGAAAAAGGGCTGACAGACACCGATCAATATCTGCCTTATTTCCAGTTTCTGGGCGCTCATAACGAAGCCGTTCAGCACTTATTTGAAGTATGCGTGGGCTTGCATTCGCAGGTAGTCGGCGATATGCAGATACCCAATCAGGTGAAGCAGGCGTATCAGTGGTCGGCAGATCTGGACATGGCCGGACCGTTTCTGCACCGGCTGATGCACACCATTTTCTTTACCAACAAGCGTGTAGCGCAGGAGACGTCGTTCCGCGACGGAGCTGCTTCGGTCTCTTACGCAGCCGTGGAGCTGATTGACGAACTGGTTGGCGAACAGCAGAACCCTAACGTTCTGGTTATTGGTCTGGGTGAGATCGGAACCGACGTCTGCAAAAACCTGGAAGCCCGCAACGTTCGGAATATTACGCTTATCAACCGCACCCGCGCTAAGGCCGATGCCCTTGCCAACGCGGCTAATTTCCGGGTTGCCGACTTTGAGAGCCTCACGGACGAAATTCACCGGGCCGACGTCATCATCTCGTCTGTCATGCGCGACGAGCCGCTGATTACGCCCGAGTTGCTAAAGGGTCTGAACGTCCTGACGTATAAATATTTCATTGACTTATCGGTGCCGCGCAGCGTCGACGCGTCTGTGGAACAGATTCCGGGGGTTCTGGTCTATAACATCGATCACATCCGCAACCGCGCTGATGAGGCACTGAACCAGCGGCTGGCGGCTATTCCGCAGGTTGAAGCAATCATTGCGCAGTCGGTGGCCGAGTTCGGCGACTGGTCGAAGGAAATGGTTGTTTCGCCAACGATCAATAAACTGAAAAACGCGCTGGAGCAGATTCGTAAAGACGAAATTGCCCGGCACATGAAGCACCTGACGCCCGACGAGTCCGAAAAAGTGGACAAGATTACGCGGGGCATCATGCAGAAAATCATTAAACTCCCCGTCCTGCAGCTCAAAGCAGCCTGCAAACGGGGCGAAGCCGAAACGCTTATCGATGTGTTGAACGATCTCTTTGATCTGGAGAAGCAGCCTGCCGAAGACGCCAAAGGCCTGCACTAA
- a CDS encoding DUF4230 domain-containing protein, translating into MSKFINALLRLILFAMLIAGLIAIWEQVRSSSLLSRFRRSETTERTVLKEVTSLGKLELVKYTFKDIVEHEQINTFLPNANAILIVEGEATGCIDLTRIKPEDIQADADSVTIRLPQPELCGWKINHDRSRVYDTRFSFLNESQLVSDAYRQAERQIRQAALNGGILTQTRRNADQMLRPLLARVSGKKVGLVFDDRQ; encoded by the coding sequence ATGTCCAAATTCATCAACGCCCTGCTTCGCCTGATCCTCTTTGCTATGCTCATAGCGGGACTGATCGCCATCTGGGAGCAGGTCCGATCCAGCAGTTTGCTTAGCCGATTCCGGCGCAGCGAAACGACCGAACGCACTGTGCTGAAAGAGGTTACGTCCCTGGGTAAGCTGGAACTGGTTAAATACACGTTCAAAGACATCGTTGAGCACGAACAGATCAATACGTTTCTGCCGAATGCAAACGCCATCCTGATTGTTGAAGGCGAAGCGACCGGCTGTATTGATCTCACCCGAATCAAACCAGAGGATATCCAGGCCGACGCCGATTCGGTCACGATCCGGCTGCCTCAGCCTGAACTTTGCGGCTGGAAAATCAACCATGACCGGTCGCGGGTTTACGACACCCGCTTTTCGTTCCTCAACGAATCGCAGTTAGTGAGCGACGCCTATCGGCAGGCCGAACGCCAAATCCGGCAGGCTGCTCTGAACGGTGGTATTCTGACCCAAACCCGCCGAAATGCCGACCAGATGCTACGTCCCCTGCTGGCTCGTGTTTCGGGCAAAAAAGTAGGCCTGGTTTTCGATGATCGGCAGTAA